One region of Bacillus zhangzhouensis genomic DNA includes:
- a CDS encoding FlhB-like flagellar biosynthesis protein: protein MKDSKPLRRAVALHYDEEKQKAPKVVATGSGYVADHIIEEAKKSGVPIQEDRNLVELMRHLTLDEEIPEALYDTVAEIFSFIYKLDQKMKK from the coding sequence ATGAAAGATTCAAAACCGCTGAGAAGAGCGGTCGCTCTGCATTACGATGAAGAAAAACAAAAGGCGCCAAAAGTTGTTGCAACAGGCAGCGGCTATGTGGCAGATCATATTATTGAAGAAGCAAAAAAGTCGGGAGTCCCCATTCAGGAAGACCGTAATTTAGTCGAACTCATGCGCCACTTAACGCTTGATGAGGAAATCCCTGAAGCGTTATACGATACTGTAGCAGAAATTTTTTCGTTTATCTACAAGTTAGATCAAAAAATGAAAAAATAA